A genome region from Cyprinus carpio isolate SPL01 chromosome B23, ASM1834038v1, whole genome shotgun sequence includes the following:
- the ddost gene encoding dolichyl-diphosphooligosaccharide--protein glycosyltransferase 48 kDa subunit, protein MAMGCLSMRDTATPATLTCKRRAATMVPTSSGGFSSSALFVLSVALMLQAVLGDGKTLVLLDNPNIRDTHSIFFRSLADRGFDLTFKTADDPGLSLIKYGQFLYDHLIIFSPSVEDFGGNINVETITAFIDGGGNVLVAASSDIGDPLRELGSECGIEFDEEKTAVIDHHNYDVSDPGEHTLIVADPENLLKSPTIVGKPTDKPVLFKGVGMVADPDNSLVLDILTGSSTSYSYFPDRPITQYPHAVGKNTLLIAGLQARNNARVVFSGSLHFFSDAFFNSPVQKAASGSKRYEQTGNQELAEALSRWVFKEAGVLRVGAVTHHPVGESTPPAAYTITDLVEYSIVIEMLSGGKWVPFDGDDIQLEFVRIDPFVRTYLKKNGGKYSVQFKLPDVYGVFQFKVDYNRLGYTHLYSSTQVSVRPLQHTQYERFIPSAFPYYASAFSMMGGLFVFSVVFLHMREKEKSD, encoded by the exons ATGGCGATGGGTTGCTTGTCAATGAGGGACACTGCGACTCCTGCAACATTAACCTGCAAAAGACGAGCTGCTACAATGGTCCCCACGTCGTCTGGTGGGTTCAGCAGCAGCGCTCTGTTTGTTTTATCCGTGGCGTTAATGTTGCAGGCAGTTTTAGGAGACGGAAAGACTCTCGTTCTGCTGGACAATCCTAACATCAGAGACACTCATTCAATCTTCTTCCGCAGTTTAGCAG ATCGTGGGTTTGACCTTACCTTCAAGACTGCTGATGATCCTGGTCTCTCTTTGATCAAGTATGGCCAGTTCCTCTACGACCATCTCATCATTTTCTCTCCATCAGTGGAAG ATTTTGGGGGCAACATCAATGTAGAGACCATTACAGCCTTCATTGACGGTGGAGGGAATGTTCTCGTTGCTGCCAGCTCTGATATTG GTGACCCTTTGAGAGAGCTAGGCAGTGAATGTGGGATTGAATTTGATGAGGAGAAAACTGCTGTTATTGATCACCATAACTATGACGTTTCTGATCCTGGTGAG CACACCCTGATTGTTGCAGACCCAGAGAATCTTCTTAAATCCCCAACTATAGTTGGCAAGCCCACTGATAAACCAGTCCTGTTCAAAGGTGTTGG CATGGTGGCTGATCCAGATAACTCTCTGGTGCTGGACATTCTGACAGGATCCTCCACCTCTTACTCCTACTTCCCGGATCGCCCCATCACACAG TATCCTCATGCAGTTGGAAAGAACACCCTCCTGATCGCCGGTCTGCAGGCAAGAAACAATGCACGTGTGGTTTTCAGCGGGTCACTGCACTTCTTCAGTGATGCTTTCTTCAACTCCCCTGTGCAGAAGGCTGCCTCTGGGTCAAAGAG GTATGAACAGACTGGTAACCAGGAGCTGGCTGAGGCCCTGTCTCGCTGGGTGTTTAAGGAGGCTGGTGTTCTGAGGGTTGGGGCTGTTACCCATCATCCAGTTGGAGAGAGTACTCCACCTGCTGCCTACACCATCACTGACCTTGTG GAATACAGCATTGTGATTGAGATGTTGTCTGGTGGAAAGTGGGTGCCTTTTGATGGAGATGACATCCAGCTGGAATTTGTCAGAATTGATCCATTTGTTAGAACCTACCTCAAGAAAAATg GTGGAAAATACAGTGTACAGTTCAAGCTTCCAGATGTTTATGGAGTTTTCCAGTTCAAAGTTGACTACAACAGACTTGGCTACACACACCTGTACTCTTCAACCCAG GTTTCTGTCCGCCCCTTGCAGCATACCCAGTATGAGCGCTTCATCCCCTCTGCATTTCCATATTATGCAAGTGCTTTCTCTATGATGGGAGGACTCTTTGTTTTCAGTGTCGTCTTTCTACatatgagagaaaaagagaagtctgattaa